The following are encoded together in the Mesoterricola sediminis genome:
- a CDS encoding cysteine desulfurase: MTTAVLPLDVPGIRRDFPALTTPFHGKPLIYLDSAVSSLTPLPVVERMSRYQSFEHTNVHRGVSTLSQEATDRFEEAREKVRAFINAPSVKQIVWTRGTTESINLVAQTFGRRNVHAGDEILLSAMEHHADIVPWQLLAEERGATLRVIPMNDDGELILDGLDDLINERTRLVGVTHVSNVLGTINPVKEIIARAHAKGVPVLVDGAQAVPHLHVDVVDLDADFYVFSGHKLSGPTGIGVLYGKRELLEAMPPWHGGGSMILSVTWEKTTYAPVPARFEAGTPPIAQAIGLGAAIDYVTALGLDRIAAHEHALLAYATERLQAIPGLRIIGTAREKASVISFVLDGIHPHDIGSILDHEGVVVRAGHHCAQPVMTRFQIPATTRASFAYFNTREDVDALVSGILKVQEIFQ; the protein is encoded by the coding sequence ATGACCACCGCCGTCCTCCCCCTCGACGTCCCCGGGATCCGCCGGGACTTCCCCGCCCTGACGACCCCCTTCCACGGCAAGCCCCTCATCTACCTGGACAGCGCCGTCTCCAGCCTCACCCCCCTGCCGGTGGTGGAGCGCATGAGCCGCTACCAGAGCTTCGAGCACACCAACGTGCATCGCGGCGTGTCCACCCTCAGCCAGGAGGCCACGGACCGCTTCGAGGAGGCCCGGGAGAAGGTGCGGGCCTTCATCAACGCCCCCAGCGTCAAGCAGATCGTCTGGACCCGAGGCACCACGGAAAGCATCAACCTCGTCGCCCAGACCTTCGGGCGCCGGAACGTCCACGCCGGCGACGAGATCCTCCTCTCCGCCATGGAGCACCACGCCGACATCGTGCCCTGGCAGCTGCTGGCCGAGGAGCGCGGCGCCACCCTCCGGGTCATCCCCATGAACGACGACGGGGAGCTGATCCTGGACGGCCTCGACGACCTGATCAACGAGCGCACCCGGCTCGTGGGCGTCACCCACGTCTCGAACGTCCTGGGGACCATCAACCCGGTCAAGGAGATCATCGCCCGCGCCCACGCCAAGGGCGTGCCCGTCCTCGTCGACGGCGCCCAGGCGGTGCCCCACCTCCACGTGGACGTGGTCGACCTGGACGCGGACTTCTACGTCTTCTCCGGCCACAAGCTCTCCGGCCCCACGGGGATCGGCGTGCTCTACGGGAAGCGGGAGCTGCTGGAGGCCATGCCCCCCTGGCACGGCGGCGGCAGCATGATCCTCTCCGTCACCTGGGAGAAGACCACGTACGCCCCCGTCCCGGCCCGGTTCGAGGCCGGCACCCCCCCCATCGCCCAGGCCATCGGCCTCGGCGCGGCCATCGACTACGTGACGGCCCTCGGCCTGGACCGCATCGCCGCCCACGAGCACGCCCTCCTGGCCTACGCCACGGAGCGCCTCCAGGCGATCCCCGGCCTGCGCATCATCGGGACCGCCCGGGAGAAGGCCTCGGTCATCTCCTTCGTCCTGGACGGCATCCACCCCCACGACATCGGGTCCATCCTCGACCACGAGGGCGTGGTCGTCCGGGCGGGCCACCACTGCGCCCAGCCCGTCATGACCCGCTTCCAGATCCCCGCCACCACCCGGGCCTCCTTCGCCTACTTCAACACCCGGGAGGACGTGGACGCCCTCGTCTCTGGCATCCTGAAGGTGCAGGAGATCTTCCAGTGA
- the sufU gene encoding Fe-S cluster assembly sulfur transfer protein SufU, translating to MSDPRELYQQVIIEHNKKPRNFGDLEPCTHQAHGLNPLCGDDIVLKLVVEDGLVKDIRFQGHGCAISKASSSLMTVNVKGRTQAEAEVLVEQFRAMIRGTLDVEHQAHDLGRLTLFSGVKDLPSRVKCAVLPWATLHSALHGEDTTSTE from the coding sequence GTGAGCGACCCCCGGGAGCTGTACCAGCAGGTCATCATCGAGCACAACAAGAAGCCCCGCAACTTCGGGGACCTGGAGCCCTGCACGCACCAGGCCCACGGCCTGAACCCCCTCTGCGGGGACGACATCGTCCTCAAGCTGGTGGTCGAGGACGGCCTCGTGAAGGACATCCGCTTCCAGGGCCACGGCTGCGCCATCTCCAAGGCCTCCAGCAGCCTCATGACCGTCAACGTCAAGGGCAGGACCCAGGCCGAGGCCGAGGTGCTCGTGGAGCAGTTCCGCGCCATGATCCGGGGCACCCTGGACGTGGAGCACCAGGCCCACGACCTGGGCCGCCTCACCCTCTTCTCGGGCGTGAAGGACCTGCCGAGCCGGGTCAAGTGCGCGGTGCTCCCCTGGGCCACCCTCCACAGCGCCCTGCACGGGGAAGACACGACCAGCACGGAATAG
- a CDS encoding NifU family protein: protein MPKIAEIEYTPNPNAVKFQLKEPVAVGFPKAFRDAEMAEHDPLAKGLFAVGHVVSVFMQDKFITVTKDDGIGWTELLPKLAPPIRQAPSAAGQAAAPPPHWEAPQVDENDPFIQQIRKVLGESILPALAADGGGLEIVGRHEKQVMIRYLGACGSCPSGLTGTLMAIEGILKKEVDPEIVVITV from the coding sequence ATGCCCAAGATCGCGGAGATCGAGTACACCCCCAACCCCAACGCGGTGAAGTTCCAGCTCAAGGAACCCGTGGCCGTAGGCTTCCCCAAGGCCTTCCGCGACGCCGAGATGGCCGAGCACGACCCCCTGGCGAAGGGCCTCTTCGCCGTGGGGCACGTGGTCTCGGTGTTCATGCAGGACAAGTTCATCACCGTCACCAAGGACGACGGCATCGGCTGGACGGAGCTCCTGCCCAAGCTGGCGCCCCCCATCCGGCAGGCCCCGTCCGCCGCGGGCCAGGCCGCCGCCCCCCCGCCCCACTGGGAGGCCCCCCAGGTGGACGAGAACGACCCCTTCATCCAGCAGATCCGCAAGGTGCTGGGGGAGAGCATCCTGCCCGCCCTGGCCGCCGACGGCGGAGGCCTGGAGATCGTCGGCCGCCACGAGAAGCAGGTGATGATCCGCTACCTGGGCGCCTGCGGATCCTGCCCCTCCGGCCTCACCGGCACCCTCATGGCCATCGAGGGCATCCTGAAGAAGGAAGTGGATCCCGAGATCGTGGTGATCACCGTCTAG
- a CDS encoding IS5 family transposase, whose protein sequence is MPRSFLTDAMWAKLEPLLPPERGGMGRSRHPNRPMVEAILWRHRTGAPWRDLPEEFGPWTSVYTRFEAWTKRGVWQRILEFLRKEADLEWVMPDGTIIRAHQHSAGKIVSKSGSQEHERTP, encoded by the coding sequence ATGCCGAGAAGTTTCCTGACCGATGCCATGTGGGCAAAGCTTGAACCGCTCCTTCCGCCAGAGCGTGGAGGGATGGGGCGATCCCGTCACCCCAACCGTCCCATGGTGGAGGCGATCCTGTGGAGGCACAGGACTGGGGCGCCGTGGAGGGACCTGCCGGAGGAATTTGGACCTTGGACAAGCGTGTACACGCGATTTGAGGCCTGGACCAAGCGCGGCGTGTGGCAAAGGATCCTGGAGTTCCTGCGCAAGGAAGCCGACCTGGAGTGGGTCATGCCGGATGGCACCATCATTCGCGCTCATCAACATTCAGCAGGCAAAATAGTTAGTAAATCGGGCTCGCAGGAACACGAGCGTACGCCTTGA
- a CDS encoding IS91 family transposase gives MGFTRPRFDIADIVRLHRDALESRVALNRQQRRVLTAIGQCRTAALGGHKEVCEHGDFERIAYNSCRDRHCPKCQALAQERWLDKETQRLLDVPHFHLVFTLPAELRFLARQYPAKFYGALFRAATKTLLKLFRSRLKAIPGLLLVLHTWTRELTFHPHLHVLVTAGGLALDGGGFIPSGKNYLFPVAMMGEVFRAKMLNALGRLQAKGAFPEVPKELYASRMATVSDLDWGVHAKKPFGHSSHVAGYLARYTHRVGIANSRLLDVTEDRVTFATKNGNTATVHPVEFLERLVQHVLPPGFHKIRHAGLYGSLQAGGLLEKARAIVGTCKKPRKDPSDLERVERESQTCPVCGGALRRTPLPATIRAPPEDDPC, from the coding sequence GTGGGGTTCACCCGACCCCGTTTCGACATCGCCGACATCGTCCGCCTCCACCGCGACGCCCTGGAAAGCCGGGTTGCCTTGAACCGGCAGCAGCGCCGCGTCCTCACGGCCATCGGCCAATGCCGCACCGCGGCCCTGGGCGGGCACAAGGAGGTCTGCGAGCACGGTGACTTCGAGCGGATCGCCTACAACTCCTGCCGGGACCGGCACTGCCCCAAGTGCCAGGCCCTGGCCCAGGAACGCTGGCTCGACAAGGAGACCCAGCGCCTCCTGGACGTGCCCCACTTCCACCTGGTGTTCACCCTCCCGGCGGAACTGCGGTTCCTGGCCCGGCAGTATCCGGCCAAGTTCTACGGCGCCCTGTTCCGGGCAGCGACGAAGACCCTCCTGAAGCTGTTCCGGAGCCGACTGAAGGCCATTCCCGGCCTGCTGCTGGTGCTGCACACCTGGACCCGGGAGTTGACCTTCCACCCCCACCTCCATGTGCTGGTCACCGCCGGGGGCCTCGCCCTCGACGGCGGAGGCTTCATCCCCAGCGGGAAGAATTACCTGTTCCCGGTGGCCATGATGGGTGAGGTGTTCCGGGCCAAGATGCTCAACGCCCTGGGCCGGCTCCAGGCGAAGGGCGCCTTCCCTGAGGTCCCGAAGGAACTCTACGCCAGTCGGATGGCCACGGTCAGCGATCTGGACTGGGGCGTCCACGCCAAGAAGCCGTTCGGGCACTCCAGCCATGTGGCCGGCTACCTGGCCCGGTACACCCACCGGGTCGGCATCGCCAACTCCCGGCTCCTGGACGTCACCGAGGACCGGGTGACGTTCGCCACCAAGAACGGCAACACTGCAACGGTCCACCCCGTGGAGTTCCTCGAGCGCCTGGTCCAGCACGTCCTCCCCCCGGGCTTCCACAAGATCCGTCATGCCGGCCTCTACGGCTCCCTCCAGGCTGGCGGCCTTCTGGAGAAGGCCAGGGCCATCGTCGGGACCTGCAAGAAGCCCCGGAAGGATCCATCCGACCTGGAACGGGTGGAACGCGAATCCCAGACCTGCCCGGTCTGCGGCGGGGCCCTCCGTCGGACACCCCTGCCCGCCACCATCCGCGCACCGCCCGAGGACGATCCATGCTGA
- a CDS encoding tyrosine-type recombinase/integrase — protein MAVSLSLSRFAGDLQMANRAHKTIQQYVASVRRFEEFLGHDPCDASQESVRRWVDVLRQQAIGASRLALHYSALKFLYARTLGQPEKVAWITVPKAKAHLPSTLSQAEVARLLDGFTTTKYRTFFTLVYATGLRINEACRLETRDIDAMQQVIHVRDGKGGKDRMVPMGAKLYRALRTYYKHMQPPKPWLFASKSGGPLCADTARRALLCAAAVSGIGKFVNPHLLRHAFATHLLESGEDLRKIQVVLGHASITSTQIYTQVAPGQIAAVRSPLEDLPE, from the coding sequence ATGGCGGTCAGTTTATCTCTGTCCCGGTTCGCCGGGGACCTTCAAATGGCGAACCGCGCCCATAAGACGATCCAGCAGTACGTCGCATCGGTGAGGCGTTTCGAGGAATTCCTTGGCCACGACCCATGCGACGCCAGCCAGGAATCGGTGCGGCGGTGGGTGGACGTCCTCCGGCAGCAGGCCATCGGAGCCTCCCGGCTGGCCCTCCACTACTCAGCCTTGAAGTTCCTCTATGCCCGGACCCTGGGCCAGCCCGAGAAGGTGGCCTGGATCACCGTCCCCAAGGCCAAGGCCCACCTGCCTTCCACCTTGAGCCAGGCTGAGGTTGCGCGGCTGCTGGACGGGTTCACCACCACGAAATACCGCACCTTCTTCACTCTGGTCTACGCCACCGGCCTGCGGATCAACGAGGCCTGCCGGCTCGAGACCCGGGACATCGACGCCATGCAGCAGGTGATCCACGTCCGCGATGGAAAGGGCGGCAAGGACCGGATGGTGCCCATGGGGGCCAAGCTCTACCGGGCGCTGCGGACCTACTACAAGCACATGCAGCCCCCGAAGCCTTGGCTGTTCGCCTCCAAGTCGGGAGGGCCCCTCTGCGCGGACACCGCCCGGCGCGCCCTCCTTTGCGCAGCGGCCGTCTCCGGCATCGGCAAGTTCGTGAACCCCCACCTTCTGCGCCACGCGTTCGCGACCCACCTGCTGGAGAGCGGCGAGGACCTGCGCAAGATCCAGGTGGTCCTGGGCCACGCCAGCATCACCTCCACCCAGATCTACACCCAGGTGGCGCCAGGCCAGATCGCCGCCGTGCGAAGCCCTCTGGAGGACCTGCCGGAGTAG
- a CDS encoding IS5 family transposase — MGRSGWTDADHPCREAASSKGGLWNQALGQSRGGCSTKIHLICDAHGDPLDFLVTPGQAHESRSAEGLLCGWQAEYVSGDRAYDGNPVRKAIEAMGATAVIPPHPRRKNPAAWVSHLYKARHAIEHGFAKLKQFRALATRFDKTARSFSAQVALACIVIWLRL, encoded by the coding sequence ATTGGACGATCAGGCTGGACGGACGCTGATCACCCCTGCCGCGAAGCGGCTTCGTCCAAGGGGGGGCTCTGGAACCAGGCGCTCGGACAATCTCGGGGTGGATGCTCGACCAAGATCCATTTGATCTGCGATGCCCACGGTGATCCTTTGGATTTCCTGGTCACTCCGGGGCAAGCCCATGAAAGCCGGTCTGCTGAAGGATTGCTGTGCGGTTGGCAGGCAGAGTACGTGTCCGGAGATCGGGCCTACGATGGGAACCCGGTAAGGAAGGCGATCGAGGCCATGGGTGCGACAGCCGTCATCCCACCTCATCCCCGGCGCAAGAATCCGGCGGCCTGGGTCTCACACCTATACAAGGCCCGTCATGCCATCGAGCATGGGTTCGCCAAGCTCAAACAGTTCAGGGCGCTGGCCACCAGGTTCGACAAAACGGCGCGAAGTTTCTCAGCCCAGGTGGCTTTGGCCTGCATCGTGATCTGGCTGAGGCTATGA
- a CDS encoding GxxExxY protein translates to MGRHWGEVDGEDHPHKEITQAIIGEAIEIQKALGHGLLEDPYKVCLAHSLRLAGHKVKREVFLDIEWRGLVVERAYRLDLLVDDLVVVEAKKW, encoded by the coding sequence ATGGGAAGGCATTGGGGAGAGGTCGACGGGGAGGATCATCCGCACAAGGAGATCACCCAGGCCATCATCGGGGAGGCCATCGAGATCCAGAAGGCTCTGGGGCACGGACTCCTGGAAGATCCCTACAAGGTCTGTCTGGCGCACTCCCTGAGACTGGCCGGCCATAAGGTGAAGCGGGAGGTTTTCCTGGATATCGAGTGGAGGGGGCTTGTGGTTGAGCGGGCCTACCGGCTGGATTTGCTGGTTGACGACCTCGTGGTCGTGGAGGCTAAGAAGTGGTAA
- a CDS encoding IS5 family transposase (programmed frameshift) encodes MAREILPSELWERIAPLLPPPVPKPKGGRPPVPNPNALRGILFVLKTGIRWADLPKEMGCGSGMTCWRRLQEWHDLGVWDDLHRILLEELNDAGRIDWERGALDASSIRAKRGGQAIGPNPTDRGKNGTKHHLITDANGIPMAVLVGPANQHDSVPFEKLIDAVPGIRHGRGRPRRRFRKLHADKAYDFRRCRVACKVRGMLSRIARRGVETAEKLGKHRWVVERTFAWFKHFRRLMVRYERRADIHLAFLKVAASLICFSALGW; translated from the exons ATGGCCCGAGAAATCTTGCCCTCTGAGCTCTGGGAACGCATCGCTCCGCTTTTGCCTCCGCCCGTGCCGAAGCCGAAGGGAGGGCGGCCTCCTGTGCCCAACCCCAACGCCTTGCGGGGAATCCTGTTCGTCCTGAAGACTGGCATCCGCTGGGCGGATCTGCCGAAGGAGATGGGCTGCGGCAGTGGCATGACATGCTGGCGCCGACTCCAGGAGTGGCATGACCTCGGCGTGTGGGACGACCTCCATCGAATCCTGCTTGAGGAGTTGAACGACGCAGGCCGAATCGATTGGGAGCGCGGCGCCCTGGATGCTTCGAGCATCAGGGCAAAAAGGG GGGGCCAAGCGATCGGCCCGAACCCCACGGATCGAGGGAAGAACGGGACCAAGCACCACCTGATCACCGATGCCAATGGCATCCCGATGGCCGTGCTGGTGGGGCCTGCGAACCAGCATGACTCGGTCCCATTCGAGAAGCTGATCGATGCGGTGCCAGGGATTCGCCATGGTCGTGGGCGCCCCCGCCGGCGTTTCAGGAAACTGCACGCCGACAAGGCGTACGACTTCCGCCGCTGCCGGGTGGCCTGCAAAGTCCGGGGCATGCTCTCCCGCATTGCACGGCGAGGGGTCGAGACCGCAGAGAAACTTGGCAAGCATCGCTGGGTAGTCGAGCGGACCTTCGCGTGGTTCAAGCACTTCAGGCGCCTCATGGTTCGTTACGAAAGGCGGGCCGATATCCACCTAGCCTTCCTCAAGGTTGCAGCCAGCCTCATCTGCTTCTCTGCCCTGGGATGGTAA
- a CDS encoding metallophosphoesterase family protein translates to MALPLAVIVSDVHLGDPSGVVSPFPRSGYADLGGVRVRRDWLDWMAQVDARLAAEGAGARIPHLVINGDFWDVSIRNMDEVAALSLAFFDAAEVERRFEQILFLPGNHDHVLWSWVQMQTTVIRPLEKLKGAPAVPGGSVVFPMPHAACAVLDLRGATPAFAIQGVQGPYTGDVFVSGLTRGRIPVNVAYPALHVLRGDGTALLVTHGHFFQLAWTLLSEVLGPALDPPLPGGLDFYYLELLNASLTDFLNFALGQVGPLSGTLQRMYDQIRAGHEPPEVKRIMDAIRDLMDRALDFKAEPRWKAGLQEWGSDRLLDFQLYLLKRVVGLALRRSEAGWVMPTVRGEGAFLEDPRNAARLDAFMACAAKDDSLRGFRVDDLVFGHTHQSLAGRPLTLPSGRRLRCWNTGSLVCAGEGCDFQPVTLDRAGRVAAMAPAP, encoded by the coding sequence ATGGCCCTGCCGCTGGCCGTCATCGTGTCCGATGTCCACCTGGGCGACCCCTCCGGGGTCGTGTCGCCCTTCCCCCGCAGCGGCTATGCGGACCTGGGGGGGGTCCGGGTGCGCCGGGACTGGCTGGACTGGATGGCCCAGGTGGACGCGCGCCTCGCCGCCGAGGGCGCCGGGGCGCGCATTCCCCACCTGGTGATCAACGGCGACTTCTGGGACGTGTCCATCCGCAACATGGACGAGGTGGCGGCCCTCTCCCTGGCCTTCTTCGACGCGGCGGAGGTGGAGCGGCGCTTCGAGCAGATCCTCTTCCTGCCGGGGAACCACGACCACGTCCTGTGGAGCTGGGTCCAGATGCAGACCACGGTCATCCGGCCCCTGGAGAAGCTGAAGGGGGCGCCGGCCGTGCCGGGGGGCAGCGTGGTGTTCCCCATGCCCCACGCCGCCTGCGCGGTGCTGGACCTGCGGGGGGCGACGCCGGCCTTCGCCATCCAGGGGGTCCAGGGGCCGTACACCGGCGACGTGTTCGTCTCCGGCCTCACCCGGGGTCGCATCCCCGTGAACGTCGCCTACCCGGCCCTGCACGTGCTCCGGGGGGACGGCACGGCCCTCCTGGTCACCCACGGGCACTTCTTCCAACTGGCCTGGACCCTCCTCAGCGAGGTGCTCGGCCCGGCCCTGGATCCGCCCTTGCCGGGCGGCCTGGATTTCTACTACCTGGAGTTGCTGAACGCCAGCCTGACGGATTTCCTGAACTTCGCCCTCGGGCAGGTGGGCCCGCTCAGCGGGACCCTCCAGCGCATGTACGACCAGATCCGCGCCGGCCACGAGCCGCCCGAGGTGAAGCGGATCATGGACGCCATCCGGGACCTCATGGACCGCGCCCTGGATTTCAAGGCCGAGCCCCGCTGGAAGGCGGGCCTCCAGGAGTGGGGAAGCGACCGGCTCCTCGACTTCCAGCTGTACCTGCTGAAGCGGGTGGTGGGCCTCGCCCTCCGTCGGTCGGAGGCGGGCTGGGTGATGCCCACCGTGCGGGGCGAGGGGGCCTTCCTGGAGGACCCCCGCAACGCCGCGCGCCTGGACGCGTTCATGGCCTGCGCGGCCAAGGACGACAGCCTGCGGGGCTTCCGCGTGGACGACCTGGTCTTCGGGCACACCCACCAGAGCCTGGCCGGCCGTCCCTTGACCCTGCCCTCGGGCCGCCGCCTGCGGTGCTGGAACACGGGCAGCCTCGTCTGTGCCGGGGAGGGCTGTGACTTCCAGCCGGTGACCCTGGACCGCGCCGGCCGGGTGGCGGCGATGGCCCCCGCGCCCTGA
- the carA gene encoding glutamine-hydrolyzing carbamoyl-phosphate synthase small subunit, whose translation MLAHLILKDGTCFNGFAPLGRGGGGEVVFTTAMAGYQEILTDPSFAGQMVCMTFPEQGVYGVHGDLDEAPRPWAAGLICRRLTLQPDHTRALGDLAGWLKRHRIPVITEVDTRALTHHLRDAGAQPGLVWTEADGSLAGGKAAAAQLADMSGQALAGEVSCRDRYELLTPGARFRVAVLDGGIKGSILRQLSAAGYDLEVFPWDAPASELTAPRFHGLFLSNGPGDPDALPGMRKEVEACIGRIPIFGICLGHQLLGLAFGGRTFKLKFGHRGANQPVLDLATRRIEITAQNHGFAVDDASLPPEVEVTHRHLSDNTVEGLAHRRLPVFSLQHHPEASPGPHDARGAFARFGRMMEAFHA comes from the coding sequence ATGCTCGCGCACTTGATCTTGAAGGATGGAACCTGCTTCAACGGGTTCGCGCCCCTGGGGCGGGGCGGCGGCGGGGAGGTGGTGTTCACCACGGCCATGGCGGGCTACCAGGAGATCCTCACCGACCCCAGCTTCGCCGGACAGATGGTCTGCATGACCTTCCCCGAACAGGGGGTGTACGGGGTGCACGGGGACCTGGACGAGGCCCCGCGCCCCTGGGCCGCCGGCCTCATCTGCCGGCGCCTCACCCTCCAGCCCGATCACACCCGCGCCCTCGGGGACCTGGCCGGCTGGCTCAAGCGCCACCGCATCCCCGTCATCACCGAAGTGGACACCCGCGCCCTCACCCACCACCTGCGCGACGCCGGCGCCCAGCCCGGCCTGGTGTGGACGGAGGCCGACGGCTCCCTGGCCGGGGGCAAGGCGGCGGCGGCCCAGCTCGCCGACATGTCCGGGCAGGCCCTGGCCGGCGAGGTGAGCTGCCGGGACCGCTACGAGCTCCTCACCCCCGGCGCGCGCTTCCGGGTGGCGGTGCTGGACGGCGGGATCAAGGGGTCCATCCTCCGGCAGCTCTCCGCGGCCGGCTACGACCTGGAGGTCTTCCCCTGGGACGCCCCGGCCTCCGAGCTCACGGCGCCGCGCTTCCACGGTCTCTTCCTCAGCAACGGCCCCGGCGATCCCGACGCGCTGCCCGGCATGCGCAAGGAGGTGGAGGCCTGCATCGGCCGCATCCCCATCTTCGGGATCTGCCTCGGCCACCAGCTGCTGGGCCTGGCCTTCGGCGGGCGCACCTTCAAGCTGAAGTTCGGCCACCGCGGCGCGAACCAGCCCGTGCTGGACCTGGCCACCCGGCGCATCGAGATCACCGCCCAGAACCACGGCTTCGCCGTCGACGACGCGAGCCTCCCCCCCGAGGTGGAGGTCACCCACCGCCACCTCTCGGACAACACCGTGGAGGGCCTCGCCCACCGGCGGCTCCCGGTCTTCAGCCTGCAGCACCACCCGGAGGCCTCCCCGGGGCCCCACGACGCGCGGGGGGCCTTCGCCAGGTTCGGCCGCATGATGGAGGCCTTCCATGCCTAG